In Conger conger chromosome 12, fConCon1.1, whole genome shotgun sequence, one DNA window encodes the following:
- the LOC133142178 gene encoding up-regulator of cell proliferation-like, with amino-acid sequence MSKGTSLEELLRDLGLEDHLQNKLTLSQVLRIDGETLSDESIQSLKSLPWCFLRKLMMVNESFRRMSCSSEQDTEPQNLDSSLDTMDNPQDHSNRVNPLDLITAVFLCSDGFLQQEMALKMSMCQFSVPLLLPTCDTQQCTLMLWAMRDIVKKYKPHSLDDQRGFVEESIVLSDLPMVSFVRLGNCSMSKSHILNQVLSNPQQYQDTFVHKNMECGDTPRRISNGLVEISWYLPSGNKKIFSEPLAVANLRGDLRDFETQYTFLCHTSTAIFVFCNDFKFDQKFLDSENFKTHWILITNSQSQTFNEDDFRKFVSETKPSDIIIKHPGRNDAEFNKNLRLAIRGILKGNIKMSIERMSALAYELGIHVDEEYIHCKRGKQKADEITGGISDISSFKEKELPLQGTAWRQLAKLEKEQCRMKNAGEKNIEVYKNELADQWQKLREQQRAHSISDSMSRFISAMCNSTEESKYFLKWMRINLDNLSRTHLPPLRAKYKEQCLSSSENKELIAQLDKEISSCSLGTEHFLREMGQLYESACSLPEALTPEIKRLPRLCAKLLQEGFPLELVDGDSSNIPLEWVTQVLKELYDLTQDKCKIRVITVLGVQSTGKSTLLNTMFGVQFAVSSGRCTRGAFMLLIRVKEDFKVRLGCDYIMIIDTEGLKAPQLAQLDDSHEHDNELATLVVGLSDITVINIAMENSMEMNDILQIVVHAFLRMKEVGRKPCCQFVHQNVPDISAHDSNMRDRKLLLEQLNKMTQAAAKMEKKGNNKTFTDVMEYDPERNTWYIPGLWHGNPPMAPVNAGYSESVDLFKSNVIEKFMEQKSGNSSAHTIIEFLEWTKSLWQAVKYENFIFSFRNSLVAEAYAQLCTEFNQWDWAFRKNMYSWLMEAETKVSNFGTEAEFKNLDELLIHLTNEAFVELTKGETLILANLTEFYKRQEGHVHLVVKYKENLNITAKTIRRETENSVKNKLEAAVEIRKGMFRLESIKNNQTATIEKKVQGLIEKCRKSKDMSDQQLEDEFEKMWDETVAELRFPGMEERDIVQNIYNQLRVNLEMKGSSIREKLSKVGNLSEYGREPFKVKSKHLGSKQCFWNVSSGKELKEIQQVVDHIIEQSKQFVDEKVRTRSDYHKTYTIELLCKVDKILDRHMNLGTTAEFQAKLKIHICGHAAREFKKMHLAFIHVNDPRHCLEQFKQQYYTDFKDLFNKRDQCQKKAKDFTVNCLQPAVKEYITKSLGPDLVDEMLAGQKAIAFSTRTFFQFSILEQLLKGDNFQDFVRYIKNYENFVHDWILKLMVKQFSEGDSLRNIEMNHLKAMVSRIKKAIKTSQMKAAEQAAGRGEEAQNIQQFIQDICSDLPKELIIPKDPLSAVLALNSAKPEDFSRCLELLVDEMEQAAEFQKGGDVRARLTSLPFQPQKVLFNRVFGCGKHCPFCKAPCEAGGKNHTEHFASIHRPQGIAGWKNHVSRILVSNICSTSVASERRFRLTLTDEKQHPYKDYQSIYPDWRIQPDTSIQASDYWKYVFSRYNKQFAEEYGTKPADIPPSWRAITPDQAMENLKERFLMKTGGDQN; translated from the exons ATGAGTAAAG GAACCagtctggaggagctgctgagAGACCTGGGACTGGAAGACCACCTGCAGAACAAGCTGACTCTGAGCCAGGTGCTGCGGATTGATGGAGAGACTTTATCTGATGAAAGCATCCAGTCTCTAAAATCTCTGCCATGGTGTTTCCTGAGGAAGCTGATGATGGTGAATGAGTCCTTTCGTAGAATGAGCTGCTCCTCAGAACAGGACACAGAGCCCCAAAACCTGGATAGCTCACTGGACACCATGGACAATCCACAGGACCACAGCAACAGAGTCAACCCCCTGGACCTCATAACTGCTGTATTTCTGTGCTCAGATGGCTTTCTCCAGCAGGAGATGGCTTTGAAAATGTCCATGTGCCAGTTCTCTGTGCCTCTGCTGCTTCCTACATGTGATACCCAGCAGTGCACTTTAATGCTGTGGGCCATGAGGGATATTGTGAAAAAGTACAAGCCACACTCTTTGGATGACCAAAGAGGGTTTGTGGAGGAGAGCATTGTTCTCTCTGACCTCCCCATGGTCTCTTTTGTGAGGCTGGGAAACTGCAGCATGTCCAAGTCTCACATTCTGAACCAGGTCCTCAGCAACCCTCAGCAGTACCAGGATACCTTTGTTCACAAAAACATGGAGTGTGGTGACACCCCAAGGAGGATTTCCAATGGGCTGGTGGAAATCAGCTGGTATCTGCCCAGTGGGAACAAAAAAATCTTCTCTGAGCCTCTGGCTGTAGCTAACCTCCGTGGGGACCTCAGAGACTTTGAAACTCAGTACACTTTCCTCTGCCACACATCTACtgctatatttgtgttttgcaaCGACTTTAAGTTTGATCAAAAATTTCTGGACTCTGAGAACTTTAAAACTCATTGGATTTTGATCACCAATTCACAGAGCCAGACCTTCAATGAGGATGACTTCAGGAAATTTGTTTCTGAGACAAAACCCAGTGACATCATTATAAAGCATCCGGGAAGGAATGATGCAGAATTCAACAAAAACCTGCGTTTGGCTATCCGTGGAATTTTAAAgggaaacattaaaatgagcatTGAAAGGATGTCTGCTCTTGCATATGAGCTTGGGATCCATGTTGATGAAGAATACATCCACTGTAAGAGGGGCAAGCAGAAGGCTGATGAAATCACAGGAGGAATATCTGACATATCGAGCTTCAAGGAGAAAGAGCTGCCCTTGCAAGGGACTGCATGGAGACAGCTGGCCAAACTGGAGAAGGAACAGTGCAGGATGAAAAATGCTGGGGAGAAAAACATAGAAGTTTACAAGAATGAGCTTGCAGATCAGTGGCAGAAGCTCAGAGAACAGCAGAGGGCTCACAGCATCTCCGATTCTATGTCCCGTTTCATCTCCGCGATGTGCAATTCCACAGAGGAGAGCAAGTATTTCCTCAAGTGGATGAGGATCAATCTGGATAATCTGTCACGCACACACCTTCCACCTCTTCGGGCAAAGTACAAGGAACAGTGTCTGAGTTCCTCAGAAAACAAGGAGCTCATTGCACAGTTGGACAAGGAGATCTCCAGCTGCTCCTTGGGGACTGAGCACTTCCTGAGGGAAATGGGTCAGCTGTACGAGTCGGCCTGCTCACTCCCTGAAGCCCTCACCCCAGAGATTAAGCGCCTGCCACGTCTCTGTGCCAAGCTGCTACAGGAGGGCTTTCCTCTGGAGCTGGTGGATGGAGACTCAAGCAATATTCCTCTGGAGTGGGTGACACAGGTTCTGAAAGAACTCTATGATCTCACTCAGGACAAATGTAAGATCCGGGTGATCACTGTACTGGGGGTACAGAGCACTGGGAAGTCCACCCTCCTGAACACCATGTTTGGGGTCCAGTTTGCTGTCAGTAGTGGCAGGTGCACCAGAGGGGCCTTCATGCTCCTCATCAGAGTGAAAGAGGATTTTAAAGTGCGGCTTGGGTGTGATTACATCATGATTATTGACACTGAAGGTTTGAAGGCACCACAGTTGGCACAGCTGGATGACAGTCATGAGCATGATAATGAACTGGCCACTCTGGTGGTGGggctgagtgacatcacagtcatcaACATCGCCATGGAGAATTCCATGGAAATGAACGATATCCTGCAGATTGTGGTGCACGCCTTCCTGCGCATGAAAGAAGTTGGGAGAAAACCCTGCTGTCAGTTTGTGCACCAGAATGTGCCAGACATTTCTGCCCATGACAGTAACATGAGAGACAGGAAACTTCTGCTGGAGCAGCTGAATAAGATGACCCAAGCAGCAGCTAAGATGGAAAAGAagggaaacaacaaaacatttactgaTGTCATGGAGTATGATCCAGAGAGAAACACCTGGTACATCCCTGGGCTCTGGCATGGGAACCCTCCCATGGCCCCTGTCAATGCTGGCTACAGTGAGTCTGTGGATCTTTTCAAGAGCAATGTGATTGAGAAGTTTATGGAACAAAAATCTGGAAACAGCTCAGCACACACAATCATTGAGTTTCTTGAATGGACCAAGAGCTTATGGCAAGCAGTGAAGTATGAGAACTTCATCTTCAGTTTCCGCAACAGCCTTGTGGCTGAAGCTTATGCTCAGCTTTGCACTGAGTTCAACCAATGGGATTGGGCCTTCAGGAAGAACATGTACTCCTGGCTAATGGAAGCTGAGACAAAGGTGTCAAACTTTGGCACAGAAGCAGAATTTAAGAATTTGGATGAGTTACTGATCCACCTGACAAATGAGGCCTTTGTTGAACTGACTAAAGGGGAAACACTCATTTTGGCCAACCTCACTGAATTCTACAAGAGGCAAGAGGGACATGTTCACTTGGTAGTGAAGTACAAGGAAAACTTGAACATCACAGCCAAAACCatcaggagggagacagagaactCTGTGAAAAACAAGCTTGAGGCAGCGGTGGAGATCAGAAAGGGTATGTTCAGGTTAGAGAGCATCAAGAACAATCAAACGGCCACAATAGAGAAAAAGGTGCAGGGGCTGATTgagaaatgcaggaaaagtaaaGATATGTCAGATCAACAGCTGGAGGATGAATTTGAGAAGATGTGGGATGAGACTGTAGCAGAGCTGCGCTTCCCTGGCATGGAAGAACGAGACATTGTGCAAAACATCTACAACCAGCTGCGGGTTAACTTAGAGATGAAAGGCAGCTCAATACGTgaaaaactgtcaaaagtgGGCAACTTGTCTGAATATGGAAGAGAGCCATTCAAAGTGAAAAGTAAACATTTGGGATCAAAACAATGCTTTTGGAATGTATCCTCAGGAAAGGAGCTGAAGGAGATCCAGCAGGTAGTTGATCACATCATTGAGCAGAGCAAGCAGTTTGTCGATGAGAAAGTGAGAACAAGATCtgattaccataaaacatacacaatagAGTTGCTTTGCAAGGTAGACAAAATCCTGGACAGGCACATGAATCTGGGAACAACTGCTGAATTTCAGGCCAAGCTGAAGATCCACATCTGTGGACATGCAGCACgggagtttaaaaaaatgcatctgGCTTTCATCCATGTAAATGATCCTCGTCATTGTCTGGAACAATTCAAGCAACAGTACTACACAGACTTTAAGGACCTGTTCAACAAAAGAGACCAGTGTCAGAAGAAAGCCAAAGATTTCACCGTCAACTGTCTTCAACCTGCGGTGAAGGAATACATCACCAAATCTCTGGGTCCTGACCTTGTGGATGAAATGTTGGCAGGGCAGAAAGCCATTGCTTTCAGCACTCGAACCTTCTTCCAGTTCTCAATCCTTGAGCAGCTGCTTAAGGGTGATAACTTTCAGGACTTTGTGAGATACATAAAAAATTACGAGAACTTTGTACATGACTGGATATTGAAGCTGATGGTGAAGCAGTTCTCGGAGGGAGACAGCCTCAGGAACATTGAGATGAATCACCTGAAGGCGATGGTTAGCAGAATAAAAAAAGCCATTAAGACCTCACAGATGAAGGCAGCTGAACAGGCAGCAGGAAGGGGTGAGGAGGCCCAGAACATTCAGCAGTTCATTCAGGATATCTGTAGTGACCTACCGAAGGAGCTTATCATCCCCAAAGACCCCCTCAGCGCAGTCCTGGCCTTAAACTCTGCAAAACCAGAAGACTTTTCCCGGTGTCTGGAGCTGCTTGTGGATGAAATGGAGCAGGCCGCAGAGTTTCAGAAAGGTGGGGATGTGAGGGCCAGGCTGACCTCACTGCCCTTTCAGCCACAGAAGGTGCTGTTTAACAGGGTGTTTGGCTGTGGGAAGCACTGTCCCTTCTGCAAGGCCCCCTGTGAAGCTGGTGGCAAGAATCACACAGAGCACTTTGCCTCCATTCACCGTCCTCAGGGCATTGCAGGATGGAAGAATCATGTATCGCGTATATTAGTGAGCAATATCTGCTCCACCAGTGTTGCCAGTGAGAGGCGCTTCAGGTTGACTCTAACAGATGAGAAACAGCATCCATACAAGGACTACCAGAGCATTTACCCTGACTGGCGCATCCAGCCTGACACCAGCATCCAGGCCTCAGACTACTGGAAGTACGTCTTCAGCAGGTATAATAAGCAGTTTGCAGAGGAATACGGAACTAAGCCTGCTGACATTCCCCCCAGTTGGAGAGCTATAACTCCAGACCAAGCCATGGAAAACCTGAAGGAAAGGTTCTTGATGAAAACAGGAGGAGATCAAAATTAA